A section of the Rhizomicrobium sp. genome encodes:
- a CDS encoding MaoC family dehydratase, with translation MKTNVGNFFEDFHVGQKIAHATPRTLTHGDAALYQALYGSRFALQSSDFFAQEVGLPRSPLDDLLVFHTVFGKSVPDISLNAVANLGYAEGRFLKPVYPGETLSAHSEVIGLKENSNRQTGVVYVRTTGMNEKDEGVLSYVRWVMVKKRDPEAAAKPAVVPTLAEAVAVEDLRIPGHLKYDTLFNTEQSGAKHLWDDYAIGEKIDHVDGVTVEEAEHMMATRLYQNTARVHFNQYAEGQGRFGRRLIYGGHVISLARAISFNGLGNALTIAGINGGRHVNPLFAGDTVFAWSQVLDKQPLAHRKDVGLLRLRLVATKNLPCAEFPDRGDDGAYPAGVILDFDYWAAMPRA, from the coding sequence ATGAAGACGAATGTCGGCAATTTCTTCGAGGACTTCCATGTCGGGCAGAAGATCGCGCATGCCACGCCGCGCACCCTGACCCACGGCGATGCGGCGCTGTACCAGGCGCTCTACGGCTCGCGCTTCGCGCTGCAGTCGTCCGATTTCTTCGCCCAGGAAGTCGGCCTGCCGCGCAGTCCGCTGGACGACCTGCTCGTCTTCCACACCGTGTTCGGCAAATCCGTGCCGGACATCTCGCTGAACGCCGTGGCCAATCTCGGCTATGCCGAGGGGCGGTTCCTCAAGCCGGTTTATCCCGGCGAGACGCTGTCGGCGCATTCCGAAGTGATCGGCCTTAAGGAGAATTCCAACCGCCAGACCGGCGTCGTCTATGTCCGCACCACGGGCATGAACGAGAAGGACGAGGGCGTGCTCTCCTATGTGCGCTGGGTGATGGTGAAGAAGCGCGATCCGGAGGCCGCCGCAAAGCCCGCCGTCGTGCCGACGCTGGCCGAGGCGGTCGCGGTGGAAGACCTGCGCATCCCCGGGCATCTGAAATACGACACGCTGTTCAACACCGAGCAGTCCGGCGCGAAGCATCTGTGGGACGACTATGCGATCGGCGAGAAGATCGACCATGTCGACGGCGTCACGGTGGAAGAAGCCGAGCACATGATGGCGACGCGGCTCTATCAGAACACCGCGCGGGTGCATTTCAACCAATATGCCGAAGGCCAGGGCCGCTTCGGGCGCCGGCTGATCTATGGCGGCCATGTCATCAGCCTGGCGCGCGCGATCTCGTTCAACGGGCTGGGCAACGCGCTGACCATCGCGGGGATCAATGGCGGGCGGCACGTCAATCCGCTGTTCGCCGGCGACACGGTGTTCGCGTGGAGCCAGGTGCTGGACAAGCAGCCGCTCGCCCATCGCAAGGATGTCGGCCTGCTGCGGCTCAGGCTGGTCGCGACCAAGAATCTGCCCTGCGCCGAATTCCCCGACCGCGGCGACGACGGCGCCTATCCGGCGGGCGTCATCCTGGATTTCGACTATTGGGCGGCGATGCCGCGCGCATGA
- a CDS encoding CoA ester lyase gives MTTIRPRRSVLYMPGSNARALEKARTLPADALILDLEDAVAPDAKDIARQQVCDAVKARGFGKREIIVRINGLATPWGEADLRAATEAQPDAILVPKISTPADLHAIGERLIQYRHLRNIAVWAMVETPAAILNIASIAAAGGQLAAFVMGTNDLIKEIRGVHTPDRMNLAASLGLSVLAARANGLAVIDGVYNDIADAEGFRASCEQARAFGFDGKTLIHPSQVEPCNAVFAPSAGEVEAARKVIAAFELPENKGKGAIKLDGRMVELLHAEIARGTVAMADAIAELGT, from the coding sequence ATGACGACGATACGGCCGCGCCGCTCGGTGCTCTACATGCCGGGTTCGAACGCCCGCGCGCTGGAGAAAGCGCGTACGCTGCCGGCCGATGCGCTGATCCTCGATCTCGAAGACGCGGTCGCGCCCGACGCGAAGGACATCGCACGGCAGCAGGTGTGCGACGCGGTCAAGGCGCGCGGCTTCGGCAAGCGCGAGATCATCGTACGGATCAACGGCCTTGCGACGCCCTGGGGCGAGGCGGACCTCAGGGCCGCGACCGAGGCGCAGCCCGACGCCATCCTGGTGCCGAAGATCTCCACGCCGGCCGACCTGCACGCGATCGGGGAACGGCTGATCCAGTACCGGCATCTGCGAAACATCGCGGTCTGGGCGATGGTCGAAACGCCAGCGGCGATCCTGAACATCGCGAGCATCGCGGCGGCCGGCGGGCAGCTCGCGGCCTTCGTCATGGGGACGAACGACCTGATCAAGGAAATCCGCGGCGTCCATACACCGGACCGGATGAACCTCGCCGCTTCGCTCGGCCTGTCGGTCCTGGCGGCACGGGCGAACGGGCTCGCCGTCATCGACGGGGTCTATAACGACATCGCCGATGCGGAAGGCTTCCGGGCGAGCTGCGAACAGGCCCGCGCCTTCGGCTTCGACGGCAAGACGCTGATCCATCCGTCCCAGGTCGAGCCCTGCAACGCCGTGTTCGCGCCTTCGGCCGGAGAGGTCGAGGCGGCGCGCAAGGTGATCGCGGCGTTCGAGCTGCCGGAGAACAAGGGCAAGGGCGCAATCAAGCTGGACGGGCGGATGGTCGAACTGCTGCACGCCGAGATCGCGCGCGGCACCGTCGCCATGGCGGACGCGATCGCCGAACTGGGGACGTAG
- a CDS encoding nuclear transport factor 2 family protein: MTPADFAALVARFAAAATAGDGKALAACFTPDGTYFDYIYGAHTSRDSIADMLENLFHRDATEYDWTFFDPVVNGDIGYAHSLSTFISTVPDYAGREVVIDGISRFVLKDGLIAEYHESVNGGVAHAQLGIAPERMAKVMARWAKRLRERPDVEAYRAAVRARHAGAQNR; this comes from the coding sequence GTGACGCCGGCGGACTTCGCCGCCCTGGTCGCGCGCTTCGCCGCCGCGGCGACGGCCGGCGACGGCAAGGCGCTGGCCGCCTGCTTCACGCCGGACGGGACCTATTTCGACTATATCTATGGCGCCCATACGAGCCGCGACAGCATCGCCGACATGCTGGAAAACCTGTTCCATCGCGACGCAACGGAATATGACTGGACGTTCTTCGATCCGGTCGTGAACGGCGACATCGGCTATGCCCATTCGCTGTCGACCTTCATCTCGACGGTGCCGGACTATGCCGGCCGCGAGGTGGTGATCGACGGCATCAGCCGCTTCGTCCTGAAGGACGGCCTGATCGCCGAATATCATGAGAGCGTGAACGGCGGCGTGGCGCATGCCCAGCTCGGGATCGCGCCGGAGCGCATGGCGAAGGTCATGGCGCGCTGGGCCAAAAGGCTGCGCGAGCGGCCGGATGTCGAGGCCTATCGTGCGGCGGTTCGCGCACGCCACGCCGGCGCGCAAAACCGGTAA
- a CDS encoding aspartate-semialdehyde dehydrogenase gives MSYKVAVVGATGNVGREMLSVLDERLFPASEVVALASTSSVGTEVSFGDKTLKVKALDYYDFKGTDIVLMSAGGAVSKAWAPKIAAQGAIVIDNSSAWRMDRDVPLVVPEVNADALNDIKKGIVANPNCSTAQLVVALKPLHDAARIKRVVVSTYQSVSGAGREAMDELFRQTRAVFVADPVEVEHFTKQIAYNVIPQIDDFLDSGLTKEEWKMMVETQKILDPDIQLTATCVRVPVFIGHSEAVTIEFEQPITADRARQILRAAPGILVVDKREDGGYVTPIECAGEDATYVSRIRKDPTVEHGLSLWIVADNLRKGAALNAVQIAECLINRKLLRAA, from the coding sequence ATGTCCTACAAGGTGGCGGTGGTCGGCGCGACAGGCAATGTCGGCCGCGAAATGCTCAGCGTGCTCGACGAGCGCCTGTTTCCGGCGAGCGAAGTGGTGGCGCTGGCCTCGACCAGCTCGGTGGGAACCGAGGTTTCGTTCGGCGACAAGACGCTGAAGGTCAAGGCGCTCGACTACTACGATTTCAAGGGCACCGACATCGTGCTGATGAGCGCGGGCGGCGCGGTCTCGAAGGCCTGGGCGCCCAAAATCGCGGCGCAGGGCGCCATCGTGATCGACAATTCCAGCGCCTGGCGCATGGACCGCGACGTGCCGTTGGTCGTGCCGGAAGTGAACGCCGACGCGTTGAACGACATCAAGAAGGGCATCGTCGCCAATCCCAATTGCTCCACCGCGCAACTCGTCGTTGCGTTGAAGCCGCTGCACGACGCTGCGCGGATCAAGCGCGTGGTGGTCTCGACCTACCAATCGGTGTCCGGGGCGGGGCGCGAGGCGATGGATGAGCTGTTCCGCCAGACGCGGGCGGTGTTCGTCGCCGATCCGGTCGAGGTCGAGCATTTCACCAAGCAGATCGCCTACAACGTCATTCCCCAGATCGACGACTTCCTCGATTCCGGCCTGACCAAGGAGGAGTGGAAGATGATGGTCGAGACGCAGAAGATCCTCGATCCCGACATCCAGCTCACCGCGACCTGCGTGCGCGTGCCGGTGTTCATCGGCCACAGCGAGGCGGTCACCATCGAGTTCGAGCAGCCGATCACCGCCGACAGGGCGCGCCAGATCCTGCGCGCCGCGCCGGGCATCCTGGTCGTCGACAAGCGCGAGGACGGCGGCTATGTCACGCCGATCGAATGCGCCGGCGAGGACGCGACCTATGTCAGCCGCATCCGCAAGGACCCGACGGTCGAGCACGGGCTGTCGCTGTGGATCGTGGCGGACAATCTGCGCAAGGGCGCGGCGCTGAACGCGGTGCAGATCGCCGAATGCCTGATCAACCGCAAGCTGTTGAGGGCGGCGTGA
- a CDS encoding CaiB/BaiF CoA-transferase family protein, whose protein sequence is MGALSHLRVLDLSRVLAAPWATQILGDLGAEVIKIEKPGEGDETRHFGPPFVTNPDGSKGDATYFLTANRNKKSVTVDMSKPEGQALIKRLARRAHIVVENFKTGALAKYGLDYDGLRALNPALIYCSLTGFGHDGPYKDKAGYDYVIQGMGGLMSVTGQKDGEPGAEPMKVGVAVSDLVTGLYTGIAILAAVIHQARTGEGQSIDMALFDCQAAALANQATNYLAGGMVPGRLGNAHPNIVPYQVFATADGHLILATTNEPQFRRFAAVAGIADIAADPRYATNAERVANREALVDVLKPVLARRTTAQWIAELEAANVPCGPINRVDQVFDDPQAVARQLTVAMTHATGPMLLPASPLRLSATPPEYKSAPPLLGEHTDEVLGGVLGLSLAEIAQLRDNGVV, encoded by the coding sequence ATGGGGGCCCTATCGCATCTCAGGGTCCTCGATCTTTCCCGCGTGCTGGCAGCACCTTGGGCGACCCAGATCCTCGGGGATCTGGGCGCCGAGGTGATCAAGATCGAAAAGCCCGGCGAAGGCGACGAAACGCGCCATTTCGGGCCGCCTTTCGTGACCAATCCCGACGGCAGCAAGGGCGATGCGACCTATTTCCTGACCGCCAATCGCAACAAGAAATCGGTCACGGTCGACATGTCCAAGCCCGAGGGCCAGGCGCTGATCAAGCGGCTGGCGCGACGGGCGCATATCGTGGTGGAGAACTTCAAGACCGGCGCCCTGGCGAAATACGGCCTCGACTATGACGGCCTGCGCGCCCTGAACCCGGCGCTGATCTATTGCTCGCTGACCGGCTTCGGCCATGACGGGCCGTACAAGGACAAGGCCGGCTACGACTATGTCATCCAGGGCATGGGCGGGCTGATGAGCGTGACCGGCCAGAAGGACGGCGAGCCCGGCGCCGAACCGATGAAGGTCGGCGTGGCGGTCAGCGATCTGGTGACCGGGCTCTATACCGGAATCGCGATCCTGGCCGCGGTGATCCACCAGGCCCGGACCGGCGAGGGCCAATCGATCGACATGGCGCTGTTCGACTGCCAGGCGGCGGCGCTGGCCAACCAAGCGACGAACTATCTTGCCGGCGGCATGGTGCCGGGGCGCCTCGGCAATGCGCATCCCAATATCGTGCCCTATCAAGTGTTCGCGACGGCCGACGGCCATCTGATCCTGGCGACGACCAACGAACCGCAATTCCGCCGCTTCGCCGCCGTCGCCGGGATCGCGGATATCGCCGCCGATCCGCGCTATGCGACCAATGCCGAACGGGTGGCGAACCGCGAGGCGCTGGTCGATGTGCTCAAGCCCGTCCTCGCCCGGCGCACGACGGCGCAATGGATCGCCGAGCTCGAAGCCGCGAACGTGCCCTGCGGGCCGATCAACCGGGTCGACCAGGTGTTCGACGATCCGCAGGCCGTGGCGCGGCAACTGACGGTCGCCATGACGCATGCCACGGGACCGATGCTGCTGCCCGCCAGTCCCCTGCGCCTGTCGGCGACGCCGCCTGAGTACAAAAGCGCTCCGCCGCTTCTGGGCGAACATACCGACGAGGTTCTGGGCGGGGTGCTGGGCCTGTCGCTCGCGGAAATCGCGCAATTGCGCGACAACGGCGTCGTTTAA